GCACATGGAATAAATCTTCACAGTCAAAGGTCAGATGGTTCGCGTTGTGGTGTTTTGTGCAATAATAATCGGTGTGCAAGCGATGCCAGCAAAGGATTCTGGGAAGTGCAAATCCCTCTCCCActcttctgtctctgtgttgtacACCTGCACGATGCTTGTGACATTGTTTAGGTGCCAGTTGTAGCCGCCGACGATGTAGATCTTGCTGTCCAGTAAACAGCAGCCCGCCTCAGACTGCCCTGCTCTCATGGGACTGACGGTGGTCCACTGGTCGTTCTCTGGAATGTAGTACTCGACCGCAAGCACATCAAAACAACGGTCCACATGATCCATGCGACCGCCCAGAGCATAAACCCGATCCTTGGTGCTGATCATGGCATGCAACACTCTGGGTTCATTCATGGGAGCTCTGAAGTCCCACTGGTCTGATGCTGGGTCGTAGCAGTGAAGAGTTTTCTTGTCGTCCAACGAGACGCCATAACCCCCTGAGATGTACAGCTTTTCTCCACAGGGAGTCCCTGCATGTCCCCAAATCCTGCGTTTTAATGGTTCCACATTAGTCCACTCGTTCTTCTTTGGGCAGTAACACTCTACAGATGACAGACTGCCAGATCGATTGCGCCCTCCGGTGGCATACAGCTGTCCATTCACCACGTTGAGCTGAAACTGGATACGAGCCTCCTGCAAAGGTTGGATGCGCAGCCACTGGCTCAGATGTGGGTCGTAGCGAAAGCAGCTGTCTACCGCCCCCTCACCGCTGCGGTACTGTAAGTGCTGTCCACCAACGATGTACACAAAGTTATCAAGTACGGCAACGCAAGCATGGCTGCACCCCATCTCCATCTCTGTCAGCTCTTTGAACTGGCGGGAAGTGATGTCAGGGAGATGGTACACCTTGGTGCTCACTGTGCGGTCGTTGTCAGTGTAGGGTGTCCCGCCAAAGGTGATGACTGACAGGACGTCCGAACGTACGAGTGTCCGTGAAGACTGCATCTCATGTTGTCGGAAGGGAAGAATCTGGTAATTGAAGGCCTCGAGGAGATACTGGCGGcacagcacatcctccaccatgATGTCCACCGTCTGAACACTGTCCACCAGCTCAGAGGAACGCATGAGGGGGAAGCGCACATGGCAGAGGACACTGCTGGCTTGAGCCCGGCGAGACTCGTCATACTGGAGCCACCTGATGGCAGCATGGAAGAGGTCGATCTCGCTACAGTTCTTCAGTTTGTTGCTCTGCAGGAAGAAGATGAGGCGCTCCATGGGAATGTGCAGaaagtcctcctcctctgcaATTTGGAGGAAGTGGCGGAAGGTGAAGGCATCCACCGACTCTTTGAGGGAAGACAGGCTGAAGGTAGTGGCCATCTGGCCGATGTGCAGGCAGGTCTCCACGCTCATCGCTGACTTGAGGAACTCCTCGCACAGCTCCATGACTGGGACCAtctggagaaacacagctgccCCAAGGACATCCTGAATACAGTCCAGGTCTA
This sequence is a window from Sander lucioperca isolate FBNREF2018 chromosome 11, SLUC_FBN_1.2, whole genome shotgun sequence. Protein-coding genes within it:
- the klhl26 gene encoding kelch-like protein 26 isoform X3, which produces MAESDGGDFASKNPQSRAMFTGGMRESNQDTIELKGLSARGLKHIIDFAYSAEVTLDLDCIQDVLGAAVFLQMVPVMELCEEFLKSAMSVETCLHIGQMATTFSLSSLKESVDAFTFRHFLQIAEEEDFLHIPMERLIFFLQSNKLKNCSEIDLFHAAIRWLQYDESRRAQASSVLCHVRFPLMRSSELVDSVQTVDIMVEDVLCRQYLLEAFNYQILPFRQHEMQSSRTLVRSDVLSVITFGGTPYTDNDRTVSTKVYHLPDITSRQFKELTEMEMGCSHACVAVLDNFVYIVGGQHLQYRSGEGAVDSCFRYDPHLSQWLRIQPLQEARIQFQLNVVNGQLYATGGRNRSGSLSSVECYCPKKNEWTNVEPLKRRIWGHAGTPCGEKLYISGGYGVSLDDKKTLHCYDPASDQWDFRAPMNEPRVLHAMISTKDRVYALGGRMDHVDRCFDVLAVEYYIPENDQWTTVSPMRAGQSEAGCCLLDSKIYIVGGYNWHLNNVTSIVQVYNTETEEWERDLHFPESFAGIACTPIIIAQNTTTRTI
- the klhl26 gene encoding kelch-like protein 26 isoform X2, which gives rise to MANKNSTLRCTFSASSHSTTLLQGLSVLRAQGQLLDVVLAINEERFQVHRAVLAACSDYFRAMFTGGMRESNQDTIELKGLSARGLKHIIDFAYSAEVTLDLDCIQDVLGAAVFLQMVPVMELCEEFLKSAMSVETCLHIGQMATTFSLSSLKESVDAFTFRHFLQIAEEEDFLHIPMERLIFFLQSNKLKNCSEIDLFHAAIRWLQYDESRRAQASSVLCHVRFPLMRSSELVDSVQTVDIMVEDVLCRQYLLEAFNYQILPFRQHEMQSSRTLVRSDVLSVITFGGTPYTDNDRTVSTKVYHLPDITSRQFKELTEMEMGCSHACVAVLDNFVYIVGGQHLQYRSGEGAVDSCFRYDPHLSQWLRIQPLQEARIQFQLNVVNGQLYATGGRNRSGSLSSVECYCPKKNEWTNVEPLKRRIWGHAGTPCGEKLYISGGYGVSLDDKKTLHCYDPASDQWDFRAPMNEPRVLHAMISTKDRVYALGGRMDHVDRCFDVLAVEYYIPENDQWTTVSPMRAGQSEAGCCLLDSKIYIVGGYNWHLNNVTSIVQVYNTETEEWERDLHFPESFAGIACTPIIIAQNTTTRTI
- the klhl26 gene encoding kelch-like protein 26 isoform X1, which codes for MAESDGGDFASKNPQSSMANKNSTLRCTFSASSHSTTLLQGLSVLRAQGQLLDVVLAINEERFQVHRAVLAACSDYFRAMFTGGMRESNQDTIELKGLSARGLKHIIDFAYSAEVTLDLDCIQDVLGAAVFLQMVPVMELCEEFLKSAMSVETCLHIGQMATTFSLSSLKESVDAFTFRHFLQIAEEEDFLHIPMERLIFFLQSNKLKNCSEIDLFHAAIRWLQYDESRRAQASSVLCHVRFPLMRSSELVDSVQTVDIMVEDVLCRQYLLEAFNYQILPFRQHEMQSSRTLVRSDVLSVITFGGTPYTDNDRTVSTKVYHLPDITSRQFKELTEMEMGCSHACVAVLDNFVYIVGGQHLQYRSGEGAVDSCFRYDPHLSQWLRIQPLQEARIQFQLNVVNGQLYATGGRNRSGSLSSVECYCPKKNEWTNVEPLKRRIWGHAGTPCGEKLYISGGYGVSLDDKKTLHCYDPASDQWDFRAPMNEPRVLHAMISTKDRVYALGGRMDHVDRCFDVLAVEYYIPENDQWTTVSPMRAGQSEAGCCLLDSKIYIVGGYNWHLNNVTSIVQVYNTETEEWERDLHFPESFAGIACTPIIIAQNTTTRTI